In Limnobaculum parvum, one DNA window encodes the following:
- the corC gene encoding CNNM family magnesium/cobalt transport protein CorC (CorC(YbeX) belongs to the Cyclin M Mg2+ Exporter (CNNM) family, and was characterized as belonging to a set of three proteins, at least one of which must be present for CorA to function.) → MSDDHSQNNDSPVPKKGFFSLILGQFFHGEPKNRGDLVELIRDSEQNELIDPDTRDMLEGVMDIAEQRVRDIMIPRSQMITLKRNQPLEECLDVIIESAHSRFPVISEDKDHIEGILMAKDLLPFMSKDSQPFTIDQVLRPAVVVPESKRVDRMLKEFRSQRYHMAIVIDEFGGVSGLVTIEDILELIVGEIEDEYDDVEDRDVRQLSRHTFTVRALTPIEEFNEVFSTNFSDEEVDTIGGLVMQAFGHLPSRGEIISIEGYQFKVAMADSRRIIQVHVTIPNESPQPQLED, encoded by the coding sequence ATGAGCGACGATCATTCACAAAATAACGATAGCCCTGTACCCAAAAAGGGCTTCTTTTCACTGATTCTTGGCCAGTTTTTTCATGGCGAGCCAAAAAACCGCGGCGACTTGGTCGAACTTATCCGCGATTCAGAACAAAACGAGCTGATCGATCCCGATACCCGCGATATGCTGGAAGGTGTCATGGATATCGCTGAACAACGCGTTCGCGATATTATGATCCCTCGTTCCCAGATGATTACTTTAAAACGTAATCAGCCGCTGGAAGAGTGTCTGGATGTGATTATCGAATCCGCCCACTCTCGCTTCCCTGTGATCAGCGAAGACAAAGACCATATTGAAGGCATTTTAATGGCGAAAGATTTATTGCCATTTATGAGTAAAGATTCTCAGCCTTTCACTATCGATCAGGTTCTTCGTCCGGCGGTAGTGGTGCCAGAAAGTAAGCGCGTTGACCGTATGCTGAAAGAGTTCCGTTCACAACGCTATCATATGGCGATTGTGATTGATGAATTCGGTGGCGTTTCCGGTTTGGTTACCATCGAAGATATTCTTGAGTTGATTGTTGGTGAAATCGAGGATGAATATGACGATGTGGAAGACCGAGATGTGCGTCAACTGAGCCGACACACCTTCACTGTCAGAGCATTAACTCCGATAGAAGAGTTTAATGAGGTTTTCTCTACCAACTTCAGTGATGAAGAGGTCGATACTATCGGTGGTCTAGTGATGCAAGCCTTTGGTCATCTACCCTCACGGGGAGAGATCATCTCTATTGAGGGTTACCAGTTTAAAGTTGCGATGGCCGATAGTCGGCGCATTATTCAGGTACACGTCACGATTCCTAATGAATCGCCACAACCACAATTAGAAGATTAA
- the miaB gene encoding tRNA (N6-isopentenyl adenosine(37)-C2)-methylthiotransferase MiaB, with product MTKKLYIKTWGCQMNEYDSSKMADLLGSTHGYQLTEDAEEADVLLLNTCSIREKAQEKVFHQLGRWKSFKDTRPDIIIGVGGCVASQEGDHIRQRAPFVDVIFGPQTLHRLPEMINKASGTRSPVVDISFPEIEKFDRLPEPKAEGPTAFVSIIEGCNKYCTYCVVPYTRGEEVSRPSDDILFEIAQLAAQGVREVNLLGQNVNAYRGPAFDGGICTFADLLRLVASIDGIDRIRFTTSHPIEFTDDIIEVYKDTPELVSFLHLPVQSGSDRVLNMMGRTHTALEYKSIIRKLRAARPDLLISSDFIVGFPGETLQDFEQTMKLIADVDFDMSYSFIFSARPGTPAADMVDDVSDEEKKQRLYILQERISQQAMQYSRRMQGSIQRILVEGTSRKSIMELSGRTENNRVVNFEGSPDMIGKFVDVEIVDAYTNSLRGKLVRTEDQMNLRVQASPEEVIARTRKEDDLGVGTYQPQ from the coding sequence ATGACCAAGAAACTGTATATAAAAACCTGGGGCTGTCAGATGAACGAATACGATTCATCTAAAATGGCCGATCTACTGGGAAGCACCCATGGCTATCAGCTGACCGAAGATGCTGAAGAGGCGGATGTTCTATTGCTGAATACCTGCTCAATTCGTGAAAAAGCGCAGGAAAAGGTATTCCATCAGCTTGGTCGCTGGAAATCATTTAAAGACACCAGACCCGATATTATTATTGGTGTGGGTGGATGCGTGGCATCTCAGGAAGGAGATCACATTCGTCAGCGCGCACCGTTTGTAGATGTGATATTTGGGCCACAAACTCTGCATCGTCTGCCGGAAATGATCAATAAAGCCAGCGGCACTCGCAGCCCAGTGGTCGATATCAGCTTCCCTGAAATCGAGAAATTCGACCGCCTACCTGAGCCTAAAGCCGAAGGCCCTACCGCTTTCGTTTCGATTATAGAAGGCTGCAATAAATATTGTACTTACTGCGTGGTGCCTTATACCCGTGGTGAAGAAGTCAGCCGCCCCAGCGATGACATATTATTCGAAATCGCACAGCTTGCGGCACAAGGCGTGCGGGAAGTAAACCTGCTGGGCCAAAATGTTAATGCCTACCGAGGCCCCGCTTTTGACGGTGGCATCTGTACCTTTGCAGATCTGTTACGTTTAGTCGCCAGTATTGATGGTATTGACCGTATTCGCTTTACCACTAGCCATCCGATTGAGTTCACCGACGATATCATTGAAGTCTATAAAGATACCCCTGAGCTGGTGAGTTTCCTGCATCTGCCGGTGCAAAGCGGGTCTGACCGCGTGTTAAATATGATGGGTAGAACCCATACCGCACTGGAATATAAATCAATTATTCGCAAGCTGCGTGCGGCACGTCCTGACCTGCTAATCAGCTCTGACTTCATTGTTGGTTTCCCGGGTGAAACCCTGCAAGACTTCGAACAAACCATGAAGCTGATTGCCGATGTTGATTTCGATATGAGCTATAGCTTTATCTTCTCTGCCCGTCCTGGGACACCTGCTGCCGATATGGTGGATGATGTATCAGACGAAGAGAAAAAGCAGCGCCTGTATATTCTACAGGAAAGAATCAGCCAGCAAGCCATGCAGTACAGCCGCCGTATGCAAGGTAGCATTCAGCGTATTTTAGTAGAGGGGACATCCCGTAAGAGCATCATGGAGCTGTCTGGCCGCACGGAGAATAACCGGGTGGTTAACTTTGAAGGCTCCCCGGATATGATTGGCAAATTTGTTGACGTAGAAATTGTCGATGCTTATACCAACTCTCTGCGCGGTAAGCTAGTAAGAACTGAAGATCAGATGAACCTGCGGGTTCAAGCATCACCGGAAGAGGTGATTGCCCGTACGCGCAAAGAAGATGACTTAGGCGTAGGCACTTATCAGCCTCAATAA
- the ybeY gene encoding rRNA maturation RNase YbeY: MDHVILDLQIACENTQGLPDEQEIQRWLDVAVLPFQQEAEVTVRLVDMEESHQLNHTYRGMDKPTNVLSFPFEAPPGMEMPLLGDLVICRQIVEKEADEQNKILLAHWAHMVVHGSLHLLGYDHIIDDDAEEMESLETEIMQELGYPDPYASEKDAV, encoded by the coding sequence ATGGACCATGTGATTTTAGATTTACAGATAGCCTGTGAGAATACTCAGGGGCTACCTGATGAACAAGAGATTCAACGCTGGCTGGATGTAGCAGTTCTTCCTTTTCAACAAGAGGCCGAAGTCACCGTCCGTCTGGTGGATATGGAAGAGAGCCACCAGCTTAATCATACCTATCGAGGCATGGATAAGCCGACGAATGTGCTATCATTTCCTTTTGAAGCACCTCCCGGTATGGAAATGCCGCTGTTAGGGGATTTGGTCATCTGCCGTCAGATAGTAGAAAAGGAAGCGGATGAACAAAATAAGATTTTACTCGCACATTGGGCTCATATGGTTGTCCATGGTAGCCTCCATCTGTTAGGGTATGATCACATCATTGATGATGATGCGGAAGAAATGGAGTCTTTAGAAACTGAGATTATGCAAGAGTTAGGTTATCCTGACCCTTATGCCTCAGAAAAAGACGCAGTCTAA
- a CDS encoding PhoH family protein, with product MKIDTLEVSLEPADNERLKSLCGPFDDNIKQLERRLGIEINRRDNRFTLVGKASCVEVAKDILLTLYVDTAPMRGIIPDIEPDQIHLAIKESGVLEQLADSVPEYGKAVIIKTKRGMIKPRTPNQAQYIANILDHDITFGVGPAGTGKTYLAVAAAVDALERQEIRRILLTRPAVEAGEKLGFLPGDLSQKVDPYLRPLYDALFEMLGFERVEKLMERNVIEVAPLAYMRGRTLNDAFIILDESQNTSIEQMKMFLTRIGFNSKAVITGDITQIDLPRHQKSGLRHAIEVLSNVDEISFNFFHSEDVVRHPVVARIVIAYEEWEAEDQKRKDALAEQRKHEYQHSAEPGAL from the coding sequence TTGAAGATTGATACTCTGGAAGTTTCACTGGAACCCGCAGACAACGAGCGACTGAAAAGCCTATGTGGTCCATTTGATGACAATATCAAACAGTTGGAACGACGCCTTGGTATTGAAATCAACCGTCGTGATAATCGATTTACTCTGGTTGGGAAAGCTTCCTGTGTTGAAGTTGCGAAAGATATTCTTCTCACGCTTTATGTTGATACAGCACCGATGCGCGGGATCATTCCTGATATTGAGCCAGACCAAATACATTTAGCCATTAAAGAATCCGGCGTTTTAGAGCAACTGGCTGATTCAGTACCCGAATACGGTAAAGCGGTAATCATCAAAACCAAACGGGGAATGATTAAACCCCGCACACCAAATCAGGCGCAATACATTGCCAATATTCTCGATCACGACATTACCTTTGGTGTTGGTCCCGCAGGTACTGGCAAAACCTATCTGGCCGTTGCGGCGGCGGTTGATGCGCTGGAACGTCAGGAAATTCGTCGAATATTACTCACCCGCCCTGCCGTTGAAGCGGGGGAAAAACTGGGCTTCCTTCCGGGTGATTTAAGCCAGAAAGTTGACCCTTACCTACGCCCATTATATGACGCACTGTTTGAAATGCTGGGCTTTGAACGGGTAGAAAAGCTTATGGAGCGTAACGTTATCGAAGTTGCTCCGCTGGCCTATATGCGCGGTCGTACACTGAACGATGCGTTTATTATTCTGGATGAGAGCCAAAACACCTCTATCGAACAAATGAAAATGTTTCTGACCCGTATCGGATTTAACTCTAAAGCCGTGATCACCGGTGACATCACGCAAATCGACCTGCCGCGTCATCAAAAGTCCGGCCTGCGCCATGCAATTGAGGTATTATCCAACGTTGATGAAATCAGCTTTAACTTCTTTCATAGCGAAGATGTGGTCAGGCACCCGGTGGTTGCCCGTATCGTTATTGCCTATGAAGAATGGGAAGCGGAAGACCAAAAACGTAAAGATGCACTGGCAGAGCAGCGCAAACACGAGTATCAGCATAGCGCTGAGCCCGGCGCGCTATAA
- the ubiF gene encoding 3-demethoxyubiquinol 3-hydroxylase — translation MKRTIKQYDAIVVGGGMVGAAVALGLAHEGWSVAIIEHDSPVAFSADSEPDVRVSAIGCTSVNLLKRLGAWESIASMRITPYRKLETWEWNESKVVFDAASLSLPELGYMVENRLIQLGLWQQFEHWPSLTLHCPARLVSVMPSTSDAKLKQVMLDNGDCLSAPLVIGADGADSAVRKFAGIGLTGWQYRQSCMLITVETQQPQQDTTWQQFYPSGPRAFLPLFGQYASLVWYDSPSRISQLQSLSLVELEKEVLREFPQRLGTVKVKVAGSFPLIRRHAQRYYQSGMVLVGDSAHTINPLAGQGVNLGYRDVDCLLQVLLDARNKGEAYGSDEVLSRYQRRRYPDNLLMQSGMDLFYKAFSNPLPPLRLVRNLALMAAQRSGKLKQWALKYALGL, via the coding sequence ATGAAAAGAACGATAAAACAGTATGATGCCATTGTTGTCGGTGGTGGAATGGTGGGGGCAGCGGTTGCTCTCGGATTAGCACATGAAGGCTGGTCGGTAGCCATAATCGAGCATGACAGCCCGGTAGCATTTTCAGCAGATAGCGAACCTGACGTGCGGGTTTCGGCCATCGGTTGTACTTCGGTTAATTTGCTGAAGCGGTTGGGGGCATGGGAGAGTATCGCATCAATGCGTATCACACCGTATCGTAAGCTGGAAACTTGGGAGTGGAACGAGTCCAAAGTCGTATTTGATGCGGCTTCTCTGTCGTTGCCTGAATTGGGCTACATGGTGGAAAATCGGCTCATTCAACTGGGTTTATGGCAACAGTTTGAGCATTGGCCATCATTAACATTACATTGCCCTGCTCGCTTAGTTTCTGTTATGCCATCAACGTCTGACGCTAAATTGAAACAGGTGATGTTGGACAATGGTGACTGTTTGAGTGCACCGCTGGTGATTGGCGCGGATGGTGCGGATTCTGCGGTAAGAAAGTTTGCTGGTATCGGTTTGACCGGCTGGCAATATCGTCAGTCCTGTATGTTGATAACCGTTGAGACTCAGCAACCTCAGCAAGATACGACTTGGCAGCAGTTTTATCCTTCAGGCCCTCGCGCATTTTTACCGTTGTTTGGGCAATATGCCTCGCTGGTGTGGTATGACTCACCGTCGCGCATCAGTCAGTTGCAATCCCTCTCTCTGGTCGAGTTAGAAAAAGAAGTCCTGCGAGAATTCCCACAACGATTGGGAACGGTAAAAGTGAAAGTCGCCGGATCATTCCCATTAATTCGCCGTCATGCTCAACGTTATTATCAATCTGGCATGGTACTAGTGGGCGATTCGGCCCACACGATTAATCCTCTGGCAGGTCAGGGCGTTAATTTAGGCTATCGTGATGTGGATTGCCTGTTGCAGGTATTGTTAGATGCGCGCAATAAAGGGGAGGCGTACGGTTCTGATGAGGTTTTAAGCCGCTATCAGCGCAGGCGTTACCCGGATAACTTACTGATGCAGTCCGGTATGGATTTATTCTACAAGGCGTTTAGTAACCCATTGCCGCCGCTGCGGTTGGTACGTAATCTGGCATTAATGGCGGCACAACGCTCCGGTAAGCTGAAGCAGTGGGCATTGAAATATGCGCTGGGATTGTGA